DNA from Halogeometricum sp. S1BR25-6:
GGCGTCGAGACAACGTGGACGGTGGCCGAAGAAGACGGCAAAAAGCGGGTCGGAAGCCGCTACTGCATCCACGAGTGGGACATCAACGGCACGTTCGCGCCGTTCGAGGACGACGGCGCCGACGGGGCGGAAGTCTGAGTCGGGGGGCGGTCACTCCAGAATCCGGCTCAGCAGCGAGAGCGTCCC
Protein-coding regions in this window:
- a CDS encoding HEWD family protein, with the translated sequence MTEPTLRTPTERTCERCGRVERWDGVETTWTVAEEDGKKRVGSRYCIHEWDINGTFAPFEDDGADGAEV